GCCAGCAGAACGGCGCCTGGCTGCCGCTGAAGCACCCGCGGGCGCGGCGGTAGCCGTTTCGTCAGTGAAGCGATGAACAACAAGCAGGTCGAAGCCACCGCCAAGCGTCCGCTACGGGTGGCCGTTTCAGTAGTTGAATATGCCGGGAAGTATTTGATCGGGCAGCGGCCGGCCGGAGCCGCGCTCGCCGGATTGTGGGAGTTTCCTGGCGGCAAAATACACGATGGCGAAACGCCTGAAGATGCGGCTGTGCGCGAATGCCAGGAAGAAACCGGGCTGTCGGTGTTGGCCGTTGGTCGGCACTCGACCACGGTCGAGCAATACCCGCACGGTATGACCGAAGTGACATTTATTCTCTGCCGGCCCGAGGGCAAGCTAGCATTGCCGCTTGCGCCGTTTCTTTGGGTAGCCGCTGCTGACCTGGCGAGGTATGAATTTCCGGCCGCGAACGCGGCTTTGATCCGGCAAATCCTGACTGGCGACGCACCACGCTAGCGTCGCGTCAGGACGCTGCCCGTCGCCGCCCGGGGAAAACCGCTCTTGGTCAGGCGCGGCATCTTGGGTAGATTTTGCAAACTTTACAACGTCGCTCACTCTGCTCACGGTACGATCCACATCCTCATCTCGCAGATCGAGGAATGAAGGCCCGCAAGACCTTCGGATCGAACGTGGCCGACGGTGCGACATGCGGCACAGATATTCGGCTCAGGATTTGCTTCCCCCGCCGACAGCCTTTGCTCGCCGACCCAAGGATGGCGCACGGCTGTAAATAAAACTCGAGGAGATAGAGCATGGATGCTCGCTTGGCCCGCGCGGCCATTCTGGTCGCGGCGTTTGTGTCATTAGGCGCTAGCTATCGCACTCCGAATTTTGTGGTCTCGGCGCCTACGCCGCAGATCGCTGAGCAAATTGGCCAGCAGGCCGAAGCGTTCCGCCGCGATCTGGCGACCCTCTGGCTTGGCAGCCCTCTGCCCAATTGGTCGCAACCTTGCCCCATTACGGCGCAAGTGGCCGAGAATCTGGGAGCAGGCGGCGCAACGAGCTTCATGTTTGACGGTGGCGAGGTGTACGGCTGGACAATGACCATCCAGGGCTCGCTGGAGCGAATTCTGGATTCGGTATTGCCGCACGAAGTCACCCATACGATTTTCGCCAGCCACTTCCGACGTCCGCTTCCGCGCTGGGCCGACGAGGGGGCCTGCACCACGGTCGAGCACAGTAGCGAGCGCGGCAAGCAGCAGCAGATGCTGGTCACGTTTCTGAAAACCAAACGTGGGATTCCGTTCCACTCGATGTTCGCGATGAAGGAGTATCCGGCTGATGTGCTTCCCCTCTACGCGCAAGGGCATTCCCTGGCGTCGTACCTGATCCAACAAGGTGGACGACAGAAATTCTTGAATTTCGTCGCGGCCGGATTGCAAGCCGAGCAGTGGCCGTCGGTCACGAAGCAATTCTATGGCTACAACAGCCTGGCCGACTTGCAGAATACCTGGCTCAATTGGGTTCGCAGCGGCAGCCCCGCCATTCAAAAGCCCGCGCCTGGCCCGGCCCCGGCTGGCGACGCGCTGCTGGCTGACGCCGGCCCACGGAAACGTCCCGAGCCGAACCTGATCTATCGCGGCCAGAGCAGCGATGACGTCGTGGCCGGCGCTGCTCCCAACTCGCGCGGTGGAGCGACAAACCTGGCTGGCAGCCTAGTGCCGGTTTCACGACCGCCCCAGCGCGATCGTGCGGCGATCGCCAACGACATGGCGCTGGCGGCCAACACGCCGCTACCCGGACCTGGTTCGTGGCAGCCAGCCGATGCGCCCGCGGTGCGTCCTGGCCCGTCAGCAACGCAATTCGCCCCGCCCGAGGCCGAAGCACCTCGCCAGAAACTGCTCGAATGGAACCGTAATGGGGCCGACGGGGCCACGGCACCGGCCGGCACAGCAAGCAACGCCGGTCAGGGTTCCGCGTCGGTTTATGCCGGCGGCGGGCGGCAACCGGTGGCAGCCCAGTAGATGGCGCGCTGGCTCACGTCGGCATGCGATTTGGATGGGTACTACCGTTCGTCTTCCGAGACGCAACCAAGGCCGCTTGCCGCTGTGGACACAGAGAACGCCGAGAATAAAAAGATCGGACTTGGTGCCACAACGGGCGCCATATCTGCGGTCTTAACTCTCTGAGATCTCGGTGTCCTCGGTGGCCATTTTTTATTTTTTCAGCTCTATATCTACGGCAGCACGTACCGCGTGACGTGGAAGAACACCGGCGCGGCGAAGCAGATCGAATCGATACGATCGAGCACGCCGCCGTGCCCTGTCACCAGCGTGCCGTAATCTTGCACGCCGCGGTCGCGTTTGATCGCGGACATCGTCAGGCCGCCAAAGAAGCCCATGGTCGTGATTAGTAGCGACATGCCGGCCGCCTGCCAAGGATTGAAAGGCGTGGCCCACCACAACGCCGCGCCGAACAACGTGCTGCCACCGACAGCCGCCAGAAATCCCTCCCAGGTGCGATTGGCGCTAATCGCGGGGGCGATAATCCGCCGGCCGACAAATTGTTCGGCCACATAGTGAAATGCATCTCCCATCGTCACGACCAATATGAAGAACAACAGCAGGCTGGCGTGCTGCTCGTGGGGCAGCTTTAGATTCAACAGCGCCGGGGCGTAGCTCAAGCAATAGACGCAGATCATCAGCCCAAACTGTATCTTCGCGCACCGCTCGAGATAGCGCTTGTAATCTCCGGCCAGCGCCACCCGCACCGGTACGAACAAGAAGGCGTAAACCGGGATAAAGATGCTGTACAAACCGTACAGGTCCATCCCGACCAGCGCGTATTGCACCGGCGTAAACAAAAACACCCACGCCAACGCGCGATGGTCGGCAATGCGCGTCGGCGTCAGCGTGATAAATTCGCGCAGCGCCCAAAAGGAAAGCCCGAAAAACAATACCACGGTGGCCGTTTGTCCAAGCAAAAAGGCGGCGGCCAGCACCGAGCACATCAGCCACCAGGCACGCACCCGTAGATTGAATTGCTCGATTACAGCCGGATCGAAACGGGGATCGGTCTGGCGCTTGAGCAACTGGCCGATGCCGGTTGCCACGGCCAGCAGGCCTAGCACCCCCAGTACCAATCCCCAGGTGACGGCATCGTTAATTAGGCTCATAGGTCTTTCAGTCGGCGTACGGCATTGCGGGCGCGGCGGAGGAATTCGGCTTTCGGTTCCTTATTCTCCAACCACATCGGCGGACCGAAGGTAATGCAGCTCAACAAGGGAACGGGCAAGAACTCGCCGCGCGGCAGCACGCGATTCATGTTGTCGATATGAACGGGCACTAATTCCAGATCCGGCCGCTTTTTGGCCAGGTAATACAACCCGCTCTTGAATTCATCGAGTTCCGCCCCCGTGTTGCGGTGGCCTTCGGGAAAAACGATCAGCGAGTAACGATCGCCGATGGCCTTCACCATCAAGTCGACCGGGCTTTGATGCACTTTGATCTCTTTGCGATCGATCAAGAGGGCATCGAATACTTTCATCGCAATCCAGCGGCGGACCAAACCCTTTTCCCAATAATCTTTGGCCGCCACGGGGCGCGTCAGGTTTCGCACTTTGCGCGGCAGGGCCGCCCACACGACCAACACGTCTAGATGACTTGTGTGGTTGGCAAAGTAAACGCGCTGACACGTGTCGGGCTGACAGTCGATCCAGCGCACACTGGCCCCGCTGATCAGACGCGCCAGCCCCGCCAGGAATGTGCGCGTGGCCTGCGTGCGCAGCGTAATCGGCTTGCCGTCCCAACCCGAGCCAGTGGCTTCGGCCGCGGCCGGCACGACTTCGGGTTGTGGGTTGCGGTGCAACATGCCAGTGATTGCGAATTTAGTAGCGTTCCCGGTGCGGTGAGCGCGCGACGGGCGTTTTCGACGTGGCGGTGCGGCTGGCGACCGTGGGCAAAAACCTGCGCAGCCGGTTGTACACGCTCGCGGCAAACGCTGCCCTGCCGGGGCGGCCGTCTGTCGGTGCGAGCCCTATATGTTAGGATGTCGCGGATATTAGAGTATAGGACTTTTATAGGACCTACTTGTAGTTCGTCGGAGGCCGCCGTTTATGTCCGCGCAACCGGTATTGATCGCAGGCTCCTGGCGGCAGGCCCAGCATACAGCGACTTTTCAGGCCGATAATCCGGCCACGGGCAAGCCGCTGGCCGAGAGCTATCCGGTCAGCCGCTGGGAGGATTGCGATGCAGTGTTGGCGGCCGCGTCCGCAGCAGCCGAGGCACTTCGCCAGGTTCCGCCCGAGCGCCTGGCGGCGTTTCTGACGCGATTTGCCGAGCGCATCGACCGGCGTGCCGACGAACTTGTCGAGATGGCCCATGCCGAGACGGCCCTGCCGAAAAAACCCCGGCTGGCCGACGTTGAACTACCGCGCACCACCAGCCAACTGCGCCAGGCGGCCGCCGCCAGCC
The window above is part of the Pirellulales bacterium genome. Proteins encoded here:
- a CDS encoding phosphatidate cytidylyltransferase; its protein translation is MSLINDAVTWGLVLGVLGLLAVATGIGQLLKRQTDPRFDPAVIEQFNLRVRAWWLMCSVLAAAFLLGQTATVVLFFGLSFWALREFITLTPTRIADHRALAWVFLFTPVQYALVGMDLYGLYSIFIPVYAFLFVPVRVALAGDYKRYLERCAKIQFGLMICVYCLSYAPALLNLKLPHEQHASLLLFFILVVTMGDAFHYVAEQFVGRRIIAPAISANRTWEGFLAAVGGSTLFGAALWWATPFNPWQAAGMSLLITTMGFFGGLTMSAIKRDRGVQDYGTLVTGHGGVLDRIDSICFAAPVFFHVTRYVLP
- a CDS encoding (deoxy)nucleoside triphosphate pyrophosphohydrolase, which produces MNNKQVEATAKRPLRVAVSVVEYAGKYLIGQRPAGAALAGLWEFPGGKIHDGETPEDAAVRECQEETGLSVLAVGRHSTTVEQYPHGMTEVTFILCRPEGKLALPLAPFLWVAAADLARYEFPAANAALIRQILTGDAPR
- a CDS encoding lysophospholipid acyltransferase family protein, which codes for MLHRNPQPEVVPAAAEATGSGWDGKPITLRTQATRTFLAGLARLISGASVRWIDCQPDTCQRVYFANHTSHLDVLVVWAALPRKVRNLTRPVAAKDYWEKGLVRRWIAMKVFDALLIDRKEIKVHQSPVDLMVKAIGDRYSLIVFPEGHRNTGAELDEFKSGLYYLAKKRPDLELVPVHIDNMNRVLPRGEFLPVPLLSCITFGPPMWLENKEPKAEFLRRARNAVRRLKDL